A window from Leptothermofonsia sichuanensis E412 encodes these proteins:
- the mfd gene encoding transcription-repair coupling factor, with the protein MALSSITRALGRSPLTAELWSNLQRHQYLKLTGLARLPKGLVSSALAQAQSRNLLVITATLEEASRWTAQLETMGWQTVHFYPTSEASPYEPFDPESEMIWGQLQVLADLVRRGENGEFREPAPNAAASLRTLAIVATERALQPHLPPPETFQPYCLTLKQKAELDLDTLAKELTRLGYERVPLVETEGQWSRRGDIVDVFPVASELPVRLELFGDELDQIREFDPSTQRSLDRIEQIVLTPTSYAPIVQATLTGESTAQLKGYLTPEEQEKFDAGQMPEGCRRFMGLAFHPPASLLDYLPPNTLIAMDEPEQCEAHGASWYENVADHYAEVGQGLPPIHRRLQEVLPQLETFDRLYLYELAEEQAPRSASKDKGPAPVNLSSRPVPAIPHQFARLAETLRQERDRGFSIWLVSAQPSRSVALLQEHDCPAQFIPNPRDFLAIDKLQVQHVPVAVKYSGLAELEGFILLTFRLVVVTDREFFGQHTLATPSYVRKRRRAASKQVDPNKLQPGDYVVHRSHGIGRFLKLESLTLNRETRDYLVIQYADGLLRVAADQLNALSRFRGAGDTTPELNKMSSKAWERTKSKVRKALKKVAVDLLQLYASRASQEGFAYPVDMPWQQEMEDSFPYQPTPDQLKATQDVKQDMESDRPMDRLVCGDVGFGKTEVAIRAIFKAVTGGKQVALLAPTTILTQQHYHTLKERFAPYPIQVGLLNRFRTAEERRNIQKRLASGELDIVVGTHQLLGKGVQFKDLGLLVVDEEQRFGVNQKEKIKALKTQVDVLTLSATPIPRTLYMALSGVREMSLITTPPPSRRPIKTHLAPYDPEMIRSAIRQELDRGGQVFYVVPRVEGIEEIAARIREMIPGVRLAIAHGQMPESELESTMLTFSEGEADILVCTTIIESGLDIPRVNTILIEDAHRFGLAQLYQLRGRVGRAGIQAHAWLLYPKQSQLTDAARQRLRAIQEFTQLGSGYQLAMRDMEIRGVGNLLGAEQSGQMDAIGFDLYVEMLEEAIREIRGQEIPQVEDTQIDLNLTAFIPADYIPDLDQKMSAYRVVASATTRQELTQIAADWSDRYGPLPTAALQLIRIVELKQIAKKLGFSRIKPEGSQHVVLETPMEEPAWNLLKANLPEHLHSRFVYTPGKVTVRGLGVMNADQQLETLITWLNRMQGALLEPANV; encoded by the coding sequence ATGGCGCTTTCTTCGATTACCCGTGCTCTGGGGCGATCGCCCCTCACCGCAGAACTCTGGTCGAATCTGCAACGACACCAATACCTGAAGCTGACTGGGCTGGCACGGCTCCCAAAAGGACTGGTCAGTTCTGCCCTGGCCCAGGCACAATCTCGTAACCTGCTGGTGATTACCGCCACCCTCGAAGAAGCCAGCCGCTGGACTGCCCAGCTTGAAACGATGGGTTGGCAAACCGTCCACTTTTATCCCACCTCAGAAGCCTCGCCTTACGAACCCTTTGATCCGGAGTCCGAGATGATCTGGGGACAGTTGCAAGTCCTGGCAGATCTGGTCCGACGAGGGGAGAATGGAGAGTTCAGGGAACCAGCCCCCAACGCGGCTGCCAGTCTCCGCACCCTTGCCATTGTGGCGACAGAACGGGCACTGCAACCCCACCTTCCCCCGCCTGAAACCTTTCAGCCCTATTGCCTGACACTCAAACAAAAGGCAGAACTGGACCTGGACACCCTGGCTAAGGAACTGACCAGACTGGGCTATGAGCGGGTTCCTCTGGTGGAAACGGAAGGGCAGTGGAGCCGTCGAGGGGATATTGTGGATGTCTTTCCGGTGGCATCCGAGTTACCCGTTCGTCTGGAACTGTTTGGGGACGAACTGGATCAGATCCGTGAGTTTGACCCCTCCACCCAGCGATCGCTGGACCGGATTGAGCAAATCGTTCTTACCCCCACCAGCTATGCTCCCATTGTGCAGGCAACCTTAACTGGCGAGAGCACCGCTCAACTGAAGGGCTACCTGACTCCAGAAGAACAGGAAAAGTTTGACGCCGGACAAATGCCGGAAGGCTGCCGCCGCTTCATGGGACTCGCCTTTCACCCCCCCGCGTCCCTGCTGGACTACTTACCGCCTAACACCCTGATTGCCATGGATGAACCAGAGCAGTGTGAGGCTCACGGAGCATCCTGGTATGAGAACGTGGCTGACCATTACGCCGAAGTGGGCCAGGGCCTGCCACCAATCCATCGTCGCCTGCAAGAGGTACTGCCCCAGTTAGAAACCTTCGATCGCCTCTACCTTTACGAACTGGCGGAGGAGCAGGCTCCCCGCTCAGCCAGCAAGGATAAAGGCCCCGCTCCGGTGAATTTATCCAGTCGCCCGGTGCCCGCCATTCCTCACCAGTTCGCCCGTTTAGCTGAAACCCTGCGGCAGGAGCGCGATCGCGGCTTTTCCATCTGGCTGGTTTCTGCCCAACCTTCCCGCTCCGTTGCCCTTTTACAGGAACACGACTGCCCCGCCCAGTTTATTCCTAATCCGCGGGACTTTCTGGCGATCGACAAACTTCAGGTGCAGCATGTCCCTGTGGCCGTGAAGTACTCCGGGCTGGCAGAACTGGAGGGCTTCATCCTGCTCACTTTCCGCCTGGTGGTTGTCACCGACCGGGAATTTTTTGGCCAGCATACCCTCGCCACCCCCAGCTACGTGCGCAAACGGCGGCGTGCTGCTTCTAAACAGGTAGACCCCAACAAACTGCAACCGGGAGACTACGTGGTTCACCGCAGCCACGGCATTGGGCGGTTTCTCAAATTGGAAAGCCTCACTCTGAACCGGGAAACCCGCGACTATCTGGTGATCCAGTACGCTGATGGGTTGCTGCGGGTGGCAGCGGATCAGCTCAACGCTCTGTCCCGTTTCCGGGGAGCCGGGGACACCACCCCTGAACTCAACAAAATGTCCAGTAAAGCCTGGGAGCGTACCAAGAGTAAAGTTCGCAAAGCGCTCAAAAAGGTGGCGGTAGATCTGCTCCAACTCTATGCCAGCCGCGCCAGTCAGGAGGGGTTCGCCTATCCCGTGGATATGCCCTGGCAGCAGGAAATGGAAGACTCATTTCCCTACCAGCCCACCCCCGATCAACTCAAGGCGACCCAGGATGTCAAACAAGACATGGAGAGCGATCGCCCGATGGATCGCCTGGTCTGTGGCGATGTGGGATTTGGGAAAACAGAAGTTGCCATCCGCGCCATTTTCAAGGCTGTTACCGGCGGTAAACAGGTCGCCCTGCTTGCCCCCACCACCATCCTGACCCAGCAGCACTATCACACTCTCAAAGAACGCTTTGCCCCCTACCCAATTCAGGTGGGTTTGCTCAACCGTTTTCGCACCGCCGAAGAGCGCCGCAACATCCAGAAGCGCCTGGCATCGGGAGAACTGGATATTGTGGTTGGCACTCACCAACTGCTGGGAAAAGGGGTCCAGTTCAAAGACCTGGGGTTGCTTGTAGTAGACGAAGAGCAGCGATTTGGGGTGAACCAGAAGGAAAAGATCAAAGCCCTCAAAACCCAGGTGGATGTCCTCACCCTCAGCGCTACCCCCATTCCCCGCACCCTGTATATGGCACTCTCCGGTGTGCGGGAGATGAGTCTGATTACCACCCCGCCTCCTTCCCGTCGTCCCATCAAAACCCACCTCGCCCCCTATGACCCGGAAATGATTCGCAGCGCCATCCGGCAGGAACTGGATCGGGGGGGACAGGTCTTCTACGTGGTGCCCAGGGTGGAAGGAATTGAAGAGATTGCCGCCCGAATTCGGGAAATGATACCGGGGGTAAGACTGGCGATCGCCCACGGGCAAATGCCCGAAAGCGAACTGGAATCCACCATGCTGACCTTCAGCGAAGGGGAAGCCGATATCCTCGTCTGCACCACTATCATCGAATCGGGACTGGATATCCCCCGCGTCAATACCATTCTGATTGAAGATGCTCATCGCTTCGGGCTGGCGCAGCTTTACCAGTTAAGGGGACGGGTGGGACGGGCAGGCATTCAGGCCCACGCCTGGTTGCTCTATCCGAAACAAAGCCAGCTTACCGATGCCGCCCGCCAACGTCTGCGAGCCATTCAGGAATTCACCCAACTGGGTTCCGGTTATCAACTTGCCATGCGCGATATGGAAATCCGGGGGGTGGGGAATCTCTTGGGGGCAGAGCAGTCGGGACAGATGGATGCGATCGGCTTTGACCTTTATGTGGAAATGCTGGAAGAAGCCATCCGGGAAATTCGCGGTCAGGAAATTCCCCAGGTCGAGGATACCCAGATCGACCTCAATCTGACTGCCTTCATCCCTGCTGACTACATCCCAGACCTGGATCAGAAGATGAGTGCCTATCGTGTGGTTGCTTCCGCCACAACCCGGCAAGAGTTGACCCAGATTGCCGCAGACTGGAGCGATCGCTACGGTCCGCTGCCCACTGCTGCCCTCCAGTTGATTCGAATTGTGGAACTGAAACAAATCGCCAAAAAACTTGGGTTTTCCCGCATTAAACCGGAAGGTAGCCAGCATGTTGTTCTGGAGACGCCGATGGAAGAACCCGCCTGGAATCTGCTCAAGGCAAACCTGCCCGAACACCTCCACTCTCGCTTTGTGTACACCCCTGGGAAAGTGACTGTTCGAGGCTTGGGGGTGATGAACGCTGACCAGCAACTTGAAACCCTGATCACCTGGCTCAACCGGATGCAGGGAGCACTACTGGAACCTGCCAATGTCTAA